The Acidobacteriota bacterium region TACACTTCTTTGGTTCGGTCATGGGTTTCCTCTCGGTTTTTCATATTTCCTTAGGAAACCCTATACCGTCTTTCTTTTTCAAGTCTCTTATCCCTGTTTTCTTTTCTTTCCAAAGATCCGTTCTGCGACACGCTCTAACTATTGATTCCAGGTTAAACATTTGAGATTGAGGCTCCAAAAGCAGTCAAATTCATCCAAAAAACCAGCCACCACGATTAAGTGTGGTGCTACCGAACACTCACTGTGTTGGTTTTGGTTGGATTTGTGTTTGGAGTTGGGTTGTTGTTGTTGGATTAACACTAACTCGAGGGCCAGAGTAATTCCTAAGGATGAGTTGATCTCCTACATTTGAAGCTCGCCCCGTAAGAGTGTTTTGCACTCCACTTCGTTGATTAAATGCTCCTTGGGCTATTCTTAATGCTAACAGCGCGTTACCTCCTGTTGCACGATAAACAACCGTAAACACGTGGCCAGCCTGCGCTAGTGCATTAGTCGATGTTACTCCATCATTGCCCCCATCATTGGCAATGACTTGGCGATCAGTAAATCGACCAGCTATCCGTTCAGCCGTATTGCATCCGAATAAAGCTATGTCCCCACATCCATTGGTTGGAATACCTCCAACAATTTGATCTTCTCTCCATAGAGTTGTTATTTCCATCCCGTCTCTCGTTCCTACCCAGCCATCTGATACTTTCATTCCATTGCCCACGTGTCTCCCCTCTATAAGTTCACCTCCAGCGTGTCCTATTATTAATGTTAAATTAGCAGATTCTGAGGAGTTTGTTATTTCATCTACCGTCGCTCCGAACTGAACATTAACAGTGAACTTAGCCGGATTAAGTCCTTGATTAAGATTTGTCCAGGAGGCATCTGGGAGTGCGTCTGGAGCAGGTTTGCCAGTATTCAATGTTGGGTGAAGCTCTTCTTGGGTAAAAGTGATAAAAACATTGATCACGTTTGATCCGCCACGCCCTCTTTCTTGTTTTCCATCAGGATCAATCAACCCAGTTGGGCAATTTAGAACATATGTGTACCGATTCCAGGTTTGGGGATCTTCGACTCGTCCGCTGCCGCTAAAAGGATCAGTCGTTAAAAAGCGTCCGAGTGAGTTTCCATAATACCTCGCTCCGAAGAAATCCAATCCGGTTTCCTGGTCGCGCTCCTTGCCGGAGAATTTGTGCCGCAACGAGTCCGTCCCGTAGCCCATTCCCGCCGAACGTCCACCCACCCCAACCGCGATGTCTTCTCCGAAAGGGAAGAAGTCCCTTCGGTTGACGACGATGCCATTCTGACTGGTGAGCACCCTCGGCGACCCAAGGTGGTCCGGCGTCAGGTAGTTCACTTCCGTCCCGGTGACTTCCGCCAGCATCCCCGTCGGCCCGTAAATATATTCCTTGCTCGGGGTTGACGGAGTTGCCGTCGCGCCTTCGTGTTCGGCGATGAGTTCGCCACCCATCCCATAGACGAATCTGGTGACCGCCGTGCCGACCGTCTTTTTGATTCTTCTTCCTTCGCCGTCGTAGCG contains the following coding sequences:
- a CDS encoding RHS repeat-associated core domain-containing protein, with translation MSYDAAGNVIIDNGKTFKYDAENRMVEAVVNGVTTHYRYDGEGRRIKKTVGTAVTRFVYGMGGELIAEHEGATATPSTPSKEYIYGPTGMLAEVTGTEVNYLTPDHLGSPRVLTSQNGIVVNRRDFFPFGEDIAVGVGGRSAGMGYGTDSLRHKFSGKERDQETGLDFFGARYYGNSLGRFLTTDPFSGSGRVEDPQTWNRYTYVLNCPTGLIDPDGKQERGRGGSNVINVFITFTQEELHPTLNTGKPAPDALPDASWTNLNQGLNPAKFTVNVQFGATVDEITNSSESANLTLIIGHAGGELIEGRHVGNGMKVSDGWVGTRDGMEITTLWREDQIVGGIPTNGCGDIALFGCNTAERIAGRFTDRQVIANDGGNDGVTSTNALAQAGHVFTVVYRATGGNALLALRIAQGAFNQRSGVQNTLTGRASNVGDQLILRNYSGPRVSVNPTTTTQLQTQIQPKPTQ